GAGATGGACTACTTAAAAGCCGTGCTCCATCTTGGGCCAATATTTTTTCCCCTTTTCGGTAATAGAAAAGACTTTCTTAACTGGGCCACTACCTTCTTTAAGTTTTGTCTTTACAAGATTTCTCTCCTCTAAGAAGGACAGTGATTTGTAGATTGATGTTTTACCTATGTCCGTCCAAAACTTAAAACCACGGGTAGTCACAGTCCTTTCGATGTCGTATCCGTGAACACTTTGCTCTGCAATGATAGAGAGCACAATCAAGGCCGCAGTGGGCAGCTTTTGTTCACTTATTTCATCTGACTGCTTTTTCATGATAGTAGCTCGAGGGTAATAATGATCGTCATCGTACTAATTATTCCATTAACCACTTCAATCTTCAGCAAGCGGCTCGGATAGGTCGACTGAATCCACATATTCCAAAAACGCGGGTATACTCGTATCGCCGCAAACAAAAGAGAAATCAGTACTGCATCTGCCAGAGAACCAATCACGAATGGCTTAAACAAAAAGAATGCAAACGTGAGAATGTAGACTTCGACCTGAGTGCCTAAAAACTGAGTAATTAAATACTTTTTCTGTGATAGCCATTTTCTTACGCCTGGCTCAGTTTGCTGAGCTGTTTTATAGATTTTATCGACCATTGGATTACCGTAAAGAATGCCCATGATCACAAAATGAATAAGCCCGACAATTGTTCCCCAGAGTAAGGTGTGTACTAACATGAATTGCTCCTCCTGTTGATTTAGTTTGACTAGTACACTAGTGAACTAGATTGCTCATTTCAAGGGATTTTTCATTGCAGACATAATTATAAACTGACCGGCTTGATTGTTGTTCCACACTCCAAGGGTACCTGTGTCTTAGACACAACAGATTCACCGAAGGATTGCGGGCCAGCCGCTGTATTAAAATCAAGCACTTTCTTTTCGAAGGTTTCACAGCCAGAGGATCTGGTGACTATGAAAATCCACATAAAAATTCAATTTTTTCTTAAACGAACAGGCCCTAAAGGTGGCGACGTGGGCGTAAACTGACGAAGTCAAAAGTTCGTCCAGCAACTTGAACCCTCTTCAGAGGGGTCGGGGCTAAAGTATTTGGGATAAACTGGATTTTGATAGCAGTATCGATCCCACCATCAATGCCATACGGCAAAATAGATTCCAAATGAAAGATGTTAGGGCCGATTTTTCTGATGTCCCAGTAATCGACAACTCCAGTTGTGTTGGAGAACGAACCGATCATGTGTTGTCGATAATAATCCTCAGATTGGGGCAAGACCACTTCACCGGGCCAGATTTCAACACTCAGTTGCGAGAACTCCACGGGCCCGTGTCCCCCCTGATCTCCCCTTGTTGATACGAACATAGTGACGCTCTGTCCGTTTTCTGCATCGACCAATTTATAGGCACCCGCCGGCAACTGAGCCATCGTTTCATAAAGAAGACGGACCCTAGTCACCGAGGAGTCGCTAGGGAGGAGGCCGATAGGAGGACCGTATACGGGAATCTCTCGACCATCCATCGTCTGTACGCCGGTAATTTTGGGCTGGTTGTTAGCAGCCATGACCATAAGAGCAGCGGGATCGGTTGTTTTCACGTGAAAGACATTGCCGTCACGATTAACGATTTCATGGCTCGGACTGCCTTCCAAAAGCTCGATCAGCTTCGTCCCGTGAGCGAACGGAGGATAAACGTTTTCGTCGAAAACGGTCAGCCGCAGCAAGCAAGAAGGCTTTCCACTCACATCCCAAGGAACCTCCGGGCCCGCAAAGGCAGGTCCATTGACAAACATAAGCGCGTAAAACATGATGAAAGACTTCATGGCGGAACCTCCAGTGGGCCCGGTATACGCATTACAGGTGTAGGAGGTCAAGGCCAAAACTAAAACAATTCTTTCCGGTATTCGTGCCAAAATTCATCGCTGCTGCTCAGTTTTGCAGCGGCGCTCAGTCAACTTTCTCGCCCCGACCGCTTGGTCGATTCTGCGAATTCTAATCGAATGTGAACTCGTTTGTTCAATTTGTCATTTAAGCGATTCACCAGCCATTCAAGAACCTCTTGGGTATTGCTGCCATCAAAGAGACCTAAATCCGTGGAACGGTCTAAGAGTATGGAATCTCTGATTTCAATATACCCATTCAGAAGCTCATCTACCTCCGATAAGTCTTCACCTAACTGAATAATAGTTTTTCCCAGGCTATGTACAATTACAAACTCCGGCTGAATGTCATGCCGAGTATTTCGAATGAAACTTAAAAAAGTAGAAATATCCTGGCGACTGGGGAGTATCACGGAGAATAGCTTGATAGGCTCTTTCAAACGAGGATTCGCAAGCTGATGACTCGCAATACTGCTCCACCATTCCAATGACTTTGGATGAATGTGAACGAATTTTGGTTTGAGGCTCAATTCACCTAAGTCATAGTCCATAAAAGTTGTACGCACTTTGTACTCCAAAAAATCTACTTCTGTATGGCCCCCCAATGAAAACCAGCGCTCTTCAGAGGGGTCAAATACAAATGCTCCTTCTCTCTGCTCGTCCAAACTTAAACATAGATCTCGCAAATCACCTATTCCAGAATCATAGGTTCGGCGGAGTTGATACGGTCGATTAGAATGCCGAACAGGACCAGCGATCAAAGGAAAATCACCATTAACAGAGGGATTGTTCGGATTTGATGATGAAAGTCGAGTCTGACGTTTAAGCAATTGGCGAAAGGCAGCCTCTACACCCTTGAAAGCAAAATCGCCCTTACGCCTAACTTCGGCCACAGCCTTTGGGATTTGCTCGAACAAGGAATCAGCTGAATGCCCCAAACCTAATTCAATGTGTTCAATCATATCGGGTAGATCTTCAATTGCCGCCGCAGTGTATTGCTCACTGAAGAGGCTTCTCAATGCTAAAAATGAAACTTCTTTGTCAACATTATATGCAATCATCGATCTCATAAGCTTTGGCAGGAGGATATAATATCCCATCTCATGTCCCCCCTGAGCTCGTTCCAGCTTTCCGTACAACTCGGCTATTTGCTCGAGAGTCCAGCCATATCGAATGGCCAAGGGTAAATTATTCAAAGCATAGAAGACTGCCCTGATTGCAACTATTTTTTTAAGATCCTCCACCTGGGTAGACAGATTTGTGTTTGATTTTCTTGCAGCCTCAAAGCTCTGGATAAGCAGCTTTGAAAAGTCACCGAGTTCTAAAAATATATATTCCCTGGAATTCAAGAGGACATGAAGGACGGCAATGATTTGTGATTGGGATATCCCAGCATATCCTGCCGTACGAACCAAATTTGGAAGATCTTTTAAAAATAGTTCTGCGTGATCTGCATAGAATCTGCTAAGAGCTCCCTTGAGGCCGTCCTCTTGCGTTTTCGTCAGAATAACCGCACATCGTGGCTGGTGTCCCTCAGATGTACTAGCGCTATAAAGGGGTGGAGGAAATCCGATTATAAGAAAGAAAAGCAAATAAACACAGCTCAAAGACCGATTCATATGTACCTCCAACCAGTGATAAAATGGTAGCGAGGGAGGGACTTGAACCCCCGACACGCGGATTATGATTCCGCTGCTCTAACCAGCTGAGCTACCCCGCCACGATCGAAGAAAAATGCCTTGTTTCTCGTGGGTAAGCGACAATCGCGACTTCATGGCAACAGCGTCCACGGTAATTTCGCTTGAACACACGTATAACGATAGGAGGGTCTTTTCTACACATAGCAGGACGCCTCTGTCAATGACCCTGCAGCATCCTTGCCGAAGCACCGATGGATTGATTTTGCGTCGCGCAAAACAACAAATACCACTCCTTTTGAGGGGTCGACTTGACCCCCACATTGGCCTCGACGAAAGTATTGATTGGGGGTTCTCTGTCAGATACACACGCACAACTTATACAGAAACAAGGAGGGGGAAGATGAAATTTATGAACAAGAGGGCTTTGTTTTTTGCAGCCATGCTGCCAGTTTTTTTGACTCTAGCAGCCTATTCAAACGAAGTTACCCAGAATGACGGTCAACCTCCAGCCAATAGAGCTGGCGGTTTAGATACTGAGGATTCAGTTTCTCCCATTTCCCGCTTCACCGCAAAGCTCGAGGTTGTGAACGAAGACGGGACTCCGTTAGCTGGAGCCAAAGTCTTGATTGGATACGAAGTAAACGATCCCTTTCCAAATAATGAGCTCACCACGGATAGCGCAGGTTCCATTGCGCTGCCAACCCAATGGAAATCAGCACTTCCTGTGACGGTGATCGCAGCTGGACAGGTGAGGACCACTTTTGATGCTGTATTGCCCACTCAGGGTAAAATCTCTGTTTCCAAAGCCGAAGGCACAGAAAAGCTTGAAATCAAGGGAAGCACATTGAATTTTGGTCCGCTCACACAGGACGGGCAAGTTGATTTTGGATTGGTCATTCCGGCCTTTAAGATCCAAGATCTTTTTCACTTTGATCTCTCAGCGGTGATTAGCCCTGAAACCGATCAGATCCGCGTGGCCGGACAAAAAATTGATTTGCCTTCGAACTTGACCTTACCCAAGCAAACAGAGAGCTACATCATTCCGATTGTGCTCGAAAAGCCAAAATATCGGATCTATGTACGGGAGCCTGGAGTTCATTCCTTTTTTGCACTTCATGGTCGTTTTCCTATCAAAGATGTTGTTGGGGATATTCGCGATGGGAAGAGCATCTTTGAAGTTATCAATTACTTTGATTTTCTTGAAGGAGGCCTCACTCCTCTCAATGTCGATACATCGGGAGCGAAAGTCGATCTTCAAGTCGACAAGTTTCGTTTCAACAAAGAACTGACTGTCATAGCTCCTCAATTTCGCAGCGACAAGTCACTTCTTGCGCTAGCAATGGCCGAAGTTGACGGATTGCTTGTTCCCACTGACGTGAAGAGACTACTGCCCAACCAATCCCTGAAATTAAAGACCTCCTCGACGGCAACTAGTACTCGTATTCTACATGTCTTAACCAATAGCCAAAATCTGCAAGGCGAAAGACCCGAGGCGGTAGTTGGGCTGGACTTAGATGACAATTCTCGTTCACAAGAGCCAGGCAGGCCAACTCAGCCACAGGACAAGCCAGCTTTGAGAATACTGGCCGATGCCAGCCTAGCGCCTTCAACGATGTTCAATCAACTGACCTTCGTATTGCAAGACAGTAAGATAGGCGGCGCCCCCCAATTTTTGGAAATGATTGGACCACCACAGATAGAGCCTCATCTTCTTCGTTTGCAAACGCCGCAAATTCTACCGGACGTCAGTCCTGTTGCAACTTATTTGGTGCTTTCTGATGTTGAGTATTTCACATCAGGCAGCGTGAAATCAGAAAAGAGAACACGGATCTGGGAGGTATTCTCTAACGACTGGGTCAGCCAAGTGCGCCTCCCGAATTTTACTCTCAGGCGTTTACCTAATCACAAATATCGTTGGGAAGTGATGTATTTTGCCCGCGCTGCCGGGCCGGGAGCGAAAAATGGTAAAGGCAATGTGCTGGATGGTGTTACCCATGTCACTCGCAACGCAGTTGATTTCTAAATCACATATTTTCTCTCTCTGGTCTCTGGTCCTGACCCTTGGTGGATGCTCCCTCTTTGCAGAAAGGGGGGAGATCCCCACCAGCTTCGGACCACGGGAACAGATATTTTATGGCGATGTTGACCAGGTCTGGCGAGCGACTCAGATTGCTTTCTCAAAATATCCAATTCGCATCAACAACCTAGATCTCGGAATACTGGAAACTGATGTTTCTACGGGCTATAAAGTCTGGACACCTCCCCATAAGCCGAGCGTTTCCGGTGGATTGTCCTCGAAACTTAGCGTCAGAGTTGTCAAAGGAGTTGTCGAAAATCGCTCAGCAGTACGAGTCACTGTGCAAAAAGAGAGCGAACTCAAACGCGATTTTTTTGCCGAAACTCAAAAATTGCCAAGCGATGGTCTGGAAGAAAAAGCTCTCCTTTACCGGATTGGCCGCGAACTGCAAATTGACAAGGCCCTAAAGAAAGCTCAAGAAAATCTGAATAACAAATAGCTGTCGTATCGCAAATAAATCTGGGCGTTGAATTTGTAATGGCTGGTCTGACAGACTGCTAATGCAGCTTTCGATGCTCACATTGATTTTTTTGACCCTTGATCCAAGGCCAACCACTTTTCCCGTTTGCTTGAAACTGGGTCCTTGGATTCTCCTAGTTTTTTGCCCGTTATTTTCTCAAGGCCTGCAATCGCCCATTGATGAAGGCTCTTATCTGGATCCCGCAAGACAGACAAAAATTTTTTCTCATCTAAAGGACTCGGGAAGCGACTCAATGCTCGCACGATGTGCCGCCGAATCCAGAGACTGTGGGTCCCGCGAAAGTTCTCTTTTGCATTTAATTTATTCCACAATTCTGGAGAGAGCTCTTTGCCTCCCAATTTATCTATTGTCTGCACAGCTGCCGTACGTACAACCAATGCCTTGTCACTCAACAAACGATTCGCCCATTCAAGAGATTTTTCTCGTGGTCCATGGGTCATCGCAATCAAAGCAGCATTGCGAACGAACCACTCCCGACTCACCATCGCTGTTTCCAGAGTTTTAAGTGCCCCCCGCGAATCAATTTGTCCCATCGCAGTTATCGCCCTCCATCGATCTTGCAGAGTTGCATTCTGATCGAAAGCAATTTTTTTCAATTCCTCAAAAGCCGGCTTGCCGGCCGAATGCAAAAGAGCGATGCGTTCAGGAAGGGATTGCCTGAGGGTCCGAATGACACTCTCTCTATAAGGCCCAGTCAATATGGCTGGGGGTGGTTTTAATTCTAGGGTACCCTTTCCAGGTACCGCCGCGTGTCCCTTTACAAAAAATAAAAGTCCGAAAAAGACAATAGAAATAACCAAGCCAATTCTACTCATTGACCACCAATTTATTTGCCTCCTCAGCCATTTTGTCAGTGTCCACATTGCCTTCGAGAACGGATTCCCCTTCGTTCTGCGCGAAAGAGCCTAAGCCTGCCATTTCTTCGAGCATTTTGTCCGTATCAACAGCCGCTTTTGCCTTAGTGAATTCAATGGGGCTAGGTTCTTCAACAAATGCCTTTTTTTCAAGATTGGGTCCTTCTTCTGCCGGAGGCTGACTCATCTTTCCTAAAGATCTGCTGAACTCCGCAAGTATGTCGTTTTCAGGGTCTTCCTCCCCCGCGCTCCTGGATTTTCTCACATTTGGGGGCTCAGAATTCTTCAACTCATCGAGTCTCCCTCCTTGAGAATTGCTGACGACCTCAGTCTGATTTCCGTCAAGATCACCTAAAGCCCGATTTAGAATTTCTAGATCAGAAGTCAATTCAACGCTTGCATCTTTAAGAATATCATCTTGAATATCAATCGAGCTTGGGTCGAGGACAGGAGAACTTGCATTTTTGTGCTGCTCATCGACTGCTGCAGCAAACTCCGCCACAAGGTCCTCACCCTTTTCAGAAAGTGGGGTTGAATTTTGACCTGAAGAGTTAACCGGCGTTTCGCTCTTCTCAACAAGCTCCTGACCCAAGGAATCAGTAACAGCTGTCCCACTCAATTCCTCTATCTTCTTTTTTAATTTTGCATTTTCCTCTTTGAAATGTGAAAGATCTGCTATGTCATCTTCAATTATTTCGTACTCTTTAAGCTTCCCCTCGAGGTCGCGGATTTTTTCTACGTAACCAGATACATCCACCTCAATTGCTTTTTCTACCACCGGCGAACTTTGGTTCTGCGTCTGCTTTAAAACCTCAATTTCGGCATCCTTCTGAGCGAGTTCTCGCATCATCTGTTCCAGCGAGCCGGAATTCGCTTGAAAAGGCCCCGAACCTTGATTCGATTCATTTCCAGAAGTCTTCAATGCCCCCGAAGAAGATAAATCGCCGATGCTGGATTTCAATATGTCCTTTAAAGTCTTTTCAAGTGCACCAAGATCTCCAATTTGCATTTCACTTTCAGGATCCTTTTTACTCTTTCCAAAAATCATAATGGTAAAGAGAGAACCCAAAAGCAAAAGAATGGCAGCTATGCTCCATTGAATAATATTAGGGAGATAGTGTATAAAAAAGGAGAGAAAGGCATCCATAGTCTGCTTCCATTGTGTCTGAAATTACCAAATTCGGTCAAGATAACCATTTATTTGAATACCACGAAGGACCAGACAAAATGGCTCAGATCAAAGTTGCACAAAGATTGCTACACCCTATTCGCTGGTTGTGTTAGACTTTGGTCTGTAGACGCACGTGGTGGGTCGGCCACCTTTGTCTTGATACCAACATCCCAAAATTTCTAAGGCATAGACAAATGACATCACTATCTGAAAAATTGGACACCGGAACGCTGGAACTCGATCTGCTTATTAAGGGAGCTGGAGCTCTTCTCAGAAAAGGCCCGGGTGATTGGAGGGCAGAGACAACCGACATTGGGATTCGCAAGAATCGAATCGTTGCACTTGGTTCAATTGGCAAAGTAAGTACGAAAAAAACCTTGAGAGCTGAAGGACTCACAGTATTGCCGGGTTTACTGGACACTCAGGTTCATTTTCGGGAACCTGGATTTGAATACAAGGAAGACCTGTCGTCTGGAACACGAGGAGCCCTTTTAGGAGGGATTACCGGCATATTTGAAATGCCAAATACCCGTCCCAGCACTGTTTCAGCACTTGATTTGGCAGATAAGTTAACCCGGGCTAAAGATCGGGCCTGGGTACATTATGCATTTTACCTGGGAGCAACCATAGATAATGCATCGAAATTGGCTGAGCTTGAAAGGCTTCCTGGATGTTGTGGTGTCAAAATCTTTATGGGAAGCTCAACGGGTTCTCTTCTCGTTGCAGATGATGAAAAACTCAG
This region of Bdellovibrionales bacterium genomic DNA includes:
- a CDS encoding PadR family transcriptional regulator, which gives rise to MKKQSDEISEQKLPTAALIVLSIIAEQSVHGYDIERTVTTRGFKFWTDIGKTSIYKSLSFLEERNLVKTKLKEGSGPVKKVFSITEKGKKYWPKMEHGF
- a CDS encoding HEAT repeat domain-containing protein; the encoded protein is MSRIGLVISIVFFGLLFFVKGHAAVPGKGTLELKPPPAILTGPYRESVIRTLRQSLPERIALLHSAGKPAFEELKKIAFDQNATLQDRWRAITAMGQIDSRGALKTLETAMVSREWFVRNAALIAMTHGPREKSLEWANRLLSDKALVVRTAAVQTIDKLGGKELSPELWNKLNAKENFRGTHSLWIRRHIVRALSRFPSPLDEKKFLSVLRDPDKSLHQWAIAGLEKITGKKLGESKDPVSSKREKWLALDQGSKKSM